From Coregonus clupeaformis isolate EN_2021a unplaced genomic scaffold, ASM2061545v1 scaf0882, whole genome shotgun sequence, the proteins below share one genomic window:
- the LOC121559303 gene encoding 2-hydroxyacyl-CoA lyase 1-like, with protein MGNNVQPAAALQGDINTIVKQLLEYVHKDGWRYPADTEWWTTLKEKMVAMTKVTKALALQSTTPMNYYQVFHHISQLLPHDCVIVSEGANTMDIGRTMLNNYHPRHRQAMPPHTEIKGQIRQVSCAFALKT; from the exons ATGGGGAACAACGTGCAACCAGCTGCTGCTCTCCAGGGGGACATCAATACTATTGTCAAGCAG CTCCTGGAGTACGTTCATAAAGATGGCTGGAGGTATCCAGCTGATACAGAATGGTGGACCACGTTGAAAGAGAAGATGGTTGCTATGACAAAGGTGACAaag gCGTTAGCTCTACAGTCGACAACACCCATGAACTACTACCAAGTGTTCCACCACATCTCCCAACTGCTGCCCCACGACTGTGTCATCGTGAGTGAGGGGGCCAACACCATGGACATCGGACGCACCATGTTGAACAACTACCATCCTCGACACAGGCAAGCCATGCCGCCTCACACAGAGATCAAAGGTCAAATCCGCCAAGTATCCTGTGCCTTTGCCCTGAAGACAA